TAACAAGACGTCCACGGGAAAGCAGGACCAATGATTTGCCATCAGGAAACTCAAAACGATCAACCTGGGGTTTGATATTGGTTTCAGTGATATCATCGTGGTTCTCTAACCAGGCCACATCAATCTCATGATCAAAATGACCAATATTGGCCAGGATGGCATTATCCTTCATCTTTTCCATGTGTTCACCGCGGATCACATCTTTACAGCCAGTGGTGGTAACAAAGATATCACCAAATTCAGCAGCCTCTTCCATGGTCACAACGGCGTAGCCTTCCATGGCGGCTTGTAAGGCACAGATGGGATCAATTTCAGTGACGAATACCTGAGCCCCATAACCTGCCATAGACTGGGCTGAGCCCTTGCCTACATCTCCATAACCGGCTACTACAATCTTCTTACCCGCCAGCATGATATCGGTACCACGTTTGATACCATCAGCCAGAGATTCACGACAACCGTACTTGTTATCAAATTTGGATTTAGTCACGGAGTCATTTACGTTGATGGCCGGGAAGGGTAATCCCCCCTCTTCCATCAACTGATAGAGTCGATGAACCCCTGTGGTGGTTTCTTCAGAGACACCCTTGATCTGGGCATGCCATTCAGGATGTTGCTCCAGAATAACCTGTGTCAGATCGCCACCATCATCCAGCAGGAGATTGGGACCTTTGCCATCAAAGCCC
The sequence above is a segment of the Candidatus Neomarinimicrobiota bacterium genome. Coding sequences within it:
- a CDS encoding adenosylhomocysteinase — its product is METKTIDYKIADINLAAFGRDEMFLAEKEMPGLMELRKRYGDSKPLEGARIAGCIHMTIQTAVLIETLTDLGAEVRWSSCNIYSTQDHAAAAIAATGVPVFSWKGETEEEYWWCIDQTLGFDGKGPNLLLDDGGDLTQVILEQHPEWHAQIKGVSEETTTGVHRLYQLMEEGGLPFPAINVNDSVTKSKFDNKYGCRESLADGIKRGTDIMLAGKKIVVAGYGDVGKGSAQSMAGYGAQVFVTEIDPICALQAAMEGYAVVTMEEAAEFGDIFVTTTGCKDVIRGEHMEKMKDNAILANIGHFDHEIDVAWLENHDDITETNIKPQVDRFEFPDGKSLVLLSRGRLVNLGNATGHSSFVMSTSFTNQVLAQMALYEGTVADGVQVLSKELDEEVARLHLAHLDAKLTTLSDDQAEYLGLKKEGPFKPEHYRY